From Haliotis asinina isolate JCU_RB_2024 chromosome 8, JCU_Hal_asi_v2, whole genome shotgun sequence, a single genomic window includes:
- the LOC137294772 gene encoding UDP-glucuronosyltransferase 1A1-like, whose translation MLLSTFVFLTTFVSCCHGAKVLLIPTPATSHCLEIMSIGQALLKRGHDVTLFAVLSDHRSCIGRLDKEAFKEKFTVIVPKVDPTMQKTHDDMMAAAGGIIFNREYMWKMVMNFMRPMIQNHCRAAMEDRVVLERLKKDNYDVALIARMPGSECLFAIGAYLGVPTVAVFSYLDNTDTGMPLQSNTFPHLMSSFTNDMTFPERLLNTLSFFLTPIVFKVFEQSIDYSVLDEKMEGVDGRDLVKKSLLFIENSDYIIDYPKAVFPNFVQCGGLTASPANPLSAEMKKYMDAATDGVVLVTFGSMIKGFPTSLIEKLMSAFGRLKYSVLFKQDKEGIRGNIKSMKWVPQNDILGHPNTKVFISHCGKNGFWEAVYHGVPIICMPIHAETFTTAIKVKKYNIGSRIEIFDDSVDDLFEKISQVLESTAIRQNMKRMSRLLRDRPERPADRAASAVEHVLKYGGDHMRPPPVSFVSYIYADVWATIAVPVSVITTAVVWICRRCCCKGKANSKRKTE comes from the coding sequence ATGCTACTCTCTACCTTCGTCTTTCTGACCACCTTTGTCAGTTGTTGCCACGGGGCCAAGGTCCTTCTTATTCCAACCCCAGCTACAAGCCACTGTCTGGAAATTATGTCCATTGGGCAGGCTCTTCTGAAAAGAGGTCATGACGTAACCCTGTTTGCCGTCCTCTCTGATCACAGATCCTGTATCGGAAGGTTGGATAAGGAGGCTTTCAAGGAGAAATTCACTGTTATTGTTCCAAAGGTGGATCCAACGATGCAGAAGACACATGATGACATGATGGCAGCAGCTGGTGGAATAATTTTTAATCGAGAATATATGTGGAAAATGGTTATGAACTTTATGAGACCCATGATCCAAAATCACTGCAGAGCTGCAATGGAAGATAGAGTTGTTTTAGAAAGGCTGAAAAAGGACAATTACGACGTTGCATTGATAGCTCGAATGCCTGGTTCTGAATGTCTGTTTGCAATCGGCGCCTATCTTGGGGTTCCAACAGTTGCTGTTTTCTCGTACCTTGACAACACAGACACTGGAATGCCTTTACAAAGTAACACATTTCCCCACTTGATGTCTAGTTTCACTAATGACATGACATTCCCTGAAAGACTCCTCAACACATTATCCTTCTTCCTCACTCCTATTGTGTTCAAAGTGTTTGAACAATCTATAGACTACTCTGTGTTGGATGAAAAAATGGAAGGTGTTGACGGAAGGGATCTGGTGAAAAAGTCCCTGCTTTTCATAGAAAACTCTGACTATATCATTGACTACCCCAAAGCTGTCTTTCCAAATTTTGTTCAGTGTGGTGGTCTGACAGCAAGTCCAGCAAATCCCCTTTCAGCTGAGATGAAGAAGTACATGGATGCGGCAACAGACGGTGTTGTACTTGTGACCTTTGGAAGCATGATAAAAGGGTTTCCAACTTCATTGATTGAAAAGTTGATGTCTGCCTTTGGTCGATTGAAGTACTCAGTCCTGTTTAAGCAGGATAAAGAGGGAATCCGCGGCAACATCAAAAGCATGAAGTGGGTGCCACAGAATGATATTTTAGGTCATCCCAACACAAAAGTGTTTATTTCTCATTGTGGGAAGAACGGATTTTGGGAAGCAGTTTATCACGGAGTTCCTATCATTTGTATGCCAATCCACGCAGaaacattcaccacagccataaAAGTAAAGAAATACAACATTGGATCAAGAATCGAaatttttgatgacagtgttGATGATCTGTTTGAAAAGATAAGCCAGGTACTTGAGAGCACAGCTATCCGTCAGAACATGAAGAGGATGTCAAGGCTCCTACGTGACAGACCAGAAAGGCCTGCTGACCGTGCAGCATCTGCTGTCGAACATGTCCTCAAATACGGAGGAGACCACATGCGACCTCCCCCTGTTAGCTTTGTTAGTTATATCTATGCTGATGTATGGGCTACTATTGCTGTACCTGTCAGTGTCATAACTACTGCTGTTGTATGGATCTGCCGGAGGTGTTGCTGCAAGGGAAAGGCTAACAGCAAGCGCAAAACAGAGTGA